One genomic region from Roseofilum reptotaenium CS-1145 encodes:
- a CDS encoding ATP synthase subunit I — protein MNTSDESPNTETLTAEDLPQTPLPSASPGAMEEYYQLQTQLYGWTLGMTGVAFVSVWFFYSLGTALSYLIGSCAGIVYLRLLAKNVEGLGRAKQRLGNTGLAIFIGVMIVAFQWKQLEIVPIFLGFLTYKAAIIAYVLRTTLTP, from the coding sequence GTGAACACCTCCGACGAATCTCCAAACACGGAAACGCTAACAGCAGAAGACCTGCCCCAAACCCCTCTCCCCAGTGCCTCACCGGGCGCAATGGAAGAGTATTATCAACTGCAAACTCAATTGTATGGTTGGACATTGGGAATGACAGGAGTTGCCTTTGTGTCTGTCTGGTTCTTTTATTCCCTGGGGACCGCCCTCAGTTATCTGATCGGCTCCTGTGCGGGGATAGTTTACCTCAGACTGTTGGCTAAAAACGTAGAAGGACTCGGACGAGCAAAGCAACGTCTTGGCAATACCGGTTTAGCCATTTTCATTGGCGTGATGATTGTCGCCTTCCAATGGAAACAGCTAGAAATCGTGCCCATTTTTTTGGGATTTTTAACCTACAAAGCTGCGATCATCGCTTATGTTCTCAGGACCACCTTAACTCCATAA
- the apcA gene encoding allophycocyanin subunit alpha: protein MSIVTKSIVNADAEARYLSPGELDRIKAFVTSGEQRLRIAQILTDSRERIVKEAGDQLFQKRPDVVSPGGNAYGDEMTATCLRDMDYYLRLITYGIVAGDVTPIEEIGLVGAKEMYKSLGTSIDAVAESVSCMKAVATSLMSGEDANEAGSYFDYVKGGLT, encoded by the coding sequence ATGAGTATCGTCACGAAGTCCATCGTGAATGCTGATGCTGAAGCTCGTTATCTCAGCCCAGGCGAACTGGATCGGATCAAAGCTTTTGTAACATCTGGTGAGCAACGTTTACGGATTGCCCAAATCCTCACTGACTCCCGCGAGCGCATTGTTAAGGAAGCTGGTGACCAACTCTTCCAAAAACGCCCGGATGTGGTTTCTCCTGGTGGAAATGCTTATGGCGATGAAATGACCGCAACCTGCCTGCGGGACATGGACTACTACCTGCGTCTAATTACCTATGGAATCGTGGCTGGTGATGTCACCCCCATCGAAGAAATCGGTTTGGTTGGTGCAAAAGAGATGTACAAATCTCTGGGCACTTCCATAGATGCAGTGGCTGAAAGTGTTAGTTGCATGAAAGCTGTCGCAACTTCCCTGATGTCAGGTGAAGATGCAAATGAAGCCGGTTCTTACTTCGATTATGTCAAAGGTGGTCTGACCTAG
- the atpB gene encoding F0F1 ATP synthase subunit A, with translation MLNFLDAYHSLPFAELEVGKHLYWEIGNLKIHGQVMITSWFVIGLLVIASIAATRNVQRVPSGMQNFMEYALEFIRDLAKNAMGEKEYRPWVPFVGTLFLFIFVSNWSGALVPWKIIHLPEGELAAPTSDINTTVALALLTSLAYFYAGLKKLGLGYFAHYVEPVPFMLPFKVIEDFTKPLSLSFRLFGNILADELVVGVLVLLVPLFIPLPVMALGIFLSAIQALIFATLAATYIGEALEDPHHGEEEHS, from the coding sequence ATGCTTAACTTCCTGGACGCTTATCATAGCCTCCCGTTCGCCGAGCTTGAAGTCGGTAAGCATCTCTATTGGGAAATCGGTAATCTCAAAATTCATGGGCAAGTCATGATCACCTCCTGGTTTGTGATTGGACTGCTTGTGATTGCCTCAATCGCCGCCACTCGAAACGTCCAAAGAGTACCCAGCGGAATGCAAAACTTCATGGAGTACGCTTTGGAATTTATTCGAGACCTGGCCAAAAATGCCATGGGTGAAAAAGAATATCGACCCTGGGTTCCCTTCGTCGGTACTTTATTTTTGTTCATCTTTGTGTCAAATTGGTCAGGGGCCTTAGTTCCCTGGAAAATCATCCATTTGCCAGAAGGTGAACTAGCTGCGCCAACCAGCGATATCAATACCACGGTCGCCCTAGCTCTTTTGACCTCCCTAGCGTATTTTTACGCCGGTCTCAAAAAGCTGGGCTTAGGATACTTTGCTCACTACGTTGAGCCAGTGCCCTTCATGCTCCCCTTCAAGGTAATTGAAGACTTCACTAAGCCTCTATCCCTGAGCTTCCGTCTATTTGGTAACATTCTGGCTGATGAACTGGTGGTTGGGGTGTTAGTATTACTGGTTCCCTTGTTTATTCCCTTACCTGTGATGGCATTGGGAATATTCTTAAGTGCCATTCAAGCCCTCATCTTTGCTACCTTGGCAGCCACCTACATTGGGGAAGCTCTAGAAGATCCCCATCATGGCGAAGAAGAACATAGTTAG
- a CDS encoding class I SAM-dependent methyltransferase: protein MSEAQAISNAVAKLYDTYPFPPEPFLDEPPPGYNWRWNWLTAYQFCTGRKPPRQDIRILDAGCGTGVGTEYLVHLNPQASVVGIDLSAGAIAVAQERCQRSGADRVEFHHLSLYDVAQLPGQFQLINCVGVLHHLPDPIRGIQSLACKLAPGGILHIFVYAHLGRFEIQLMQQAIALLQGEHRGDYQDGVKIGRDLFSVLPEDNRIVREDKRRWALENHQDECFADMYVHPQEIDYTIDTLFELIDASGLAFVGFSNPQYWTIERLLGQAPKLMKRVENLSERQRYRLIELLDPELTHYEFFLARPPLDRTDWSADQSLAAAIPEPNPCLHGWPSRSLLNPDYQPVTLSEEQFQLLQACNGQQTVAQILGETSHNLEQMRFLLEQNLILLTPPISGDNPTNL from the coding sequence ATGTCCGAAGCTCAAGCTATTAGTAACGCCGTCGCGAAACTGTACGATACCTATCCCTTTCCTCCAGAACCCTTCCTTGATGAACCTCCTCCGGGATACAACTGGCGCTGGAATTGGCTGACGGCTTACCAGTTCTGTACGGGACGAAAACCCCCTCGCCAAGATATCCGTATTCTGGATGCTGGATGTGGCACAGGTGTGGGTACAGAATATTTGGTTCATCTTAATCCCCAAGCCTCTGTAGTGGGCATTGATTTGAGTGCTGGAGCGATCGCCGTGGCTCAGGAGCGTTGCCAGCGATCGGGGGCTGACCGAGTGGAATTTCATCACCTCAGTTTGTACGATGTGGCCCAATTACCGGGACAGTTTCAGCTCATCAACTGTGTGGGAGTCTTACACCACCTCCCCGATCCCATTCGTGGCATTCAATCCCTAGCTTGTAAGTTAGCGCCTGGGGGAATTCTCCATATTTTTGTTTACGCCCACTTGGGACGATTTGAAATTCAACTGATGCAACAGGCGATCGCTCTGCTGCAAGGAGAACATCGTGGAGATTACCAGGATGGCGTAAAAATTGGCCGCGATCTGTTTTCCGTATTACCAGAAGATAACCGCATCGTGCGGGAAGACAAACGGCGCTGGGCCTTGGAAAATCATCAAGATGAATGTTTTGCCGATATGTACGTTCATCCCCAAGAAATTGATTACACCATCGATACTCTGTTTGAATTAATCGATGCTTCCGGATTAGCCTTTGTCGGCTTTTCCAATCCCCAGTATTGGACGATTGAACGCCTGCTTGGGCAAGCACCCAAGCTGATGAAACGGGTAGAAAATCTAAGCGAACGCCAACGCTATCGCTTGATTGAACTGCTTGATCCAGAACTGACCCACTACGAATTCTTCCTTGCTCGTCCTCCCCTAGATCGCACCGACTGGTCTGCCGATCAAAGTCTGGCCGCAGCGATTCCTGAACCCAATCCTTGTCTCCATGGATGGCCCTCCCGAAGCCTTCTCAACCCGGACTATCAACCCGTTACCCTATCCGAGGAACAATTCCAACTGCTTCAAGCCTGTAATGGGCAACAAACCGTTGCGCAGATTCTGGGCGAAACCTCACACAACCTAGAGCAGATGCGATTTCTTCTAGAGCAAAACTTGATTCTTTTAACGCCCCCAATATCGGGAGATAACCCCACAAATCTTTGA
- a CDS encoding FtsW/RodA/SpoVE family cell cycle protein produces MKFQQLILLIDPSVKEWAIEARLLRWLTFLWLSVGLVILFSASYPLANSYYGDGFYYVKRQMAWAVLGCVGFNFMVHTPLKSLMRVAQWFLLLFLGLIGVTVIPGLGITINGATRWLSVGAFPIQPSELIKPFLVLQGAQVFGLWPSLKPAIRWRWLAIFGAVLVGILLQPNLSTATFCGMTLFAIAVASGLPYRSLLTTGGVGLGLGMLSLSMNEYQRQRIMTFLDPWADPMENGYQLTQSLMAIGSGGFWGSGLGLSQQKWFYLPIQYTDFIFAVYAEEFGFVGSLLLLLMLGVYATLGLVVALKCTDKFHRLIAIGATFLLVGQSLINIGVATGALPTTGLPLPMFSYGGNSMIASLLSAGLLVRVARESRQAQVVSLDDRRKKQTQLK; encoded by the coding sequence TTGAAGTTCCAACAGTTAATTCTTTTGATTGACCCCTCGGTGAAGGAATGGGCAATAGAAGCCAGACTATTGCGGTGGTTAACATTCCTTTGGTTATCGGTTGGGTTGGTGATTCTGTTTTCTGCATCCTATCCTCTGGCGAATAGCTACTATGGGGATGGGTTTTATTATGTAAAGCGGCAGATGGCTTGGGCGGTTTTGGGCTGTGTGGGGTTTAATTTCATGGTTCATACGCCGTTGAAATCGTTGATGAGAGTTGCCCAATGGTTTCTACTGCTGTTTCTGGGATTGATTGGGGTGACGGTTATTCCTGGATTGGGAATAACGATTAATGGGGCCACTCGTTGGTTGTCTGTGGGGGCGTTTCCGATACAACCATCGGAGTTAATTAAGCCATTTTTGGTTCTGCAAGGGGCGCAAGTGTTTGGTTTATGGCCGTCGTTGAAACCGGCGATTCGCTGGCGATGGTTGGCAATTTTTGGGGCTGTGTTGGTGGGGATTTTACTGCAACCGAATCTGAGTACGGCGACGTTTTGTGGGATGACGTTGTTTGCGATCGCCGTGGCTTCGGGTTTACCCTATCGCTCCTTGCTGACAACTGGGGGAGTAGGATTGGGTTTGGGGATGTTGAGCTTGAGCATGAATGAGTATCAACGGCAGCGGATTATGACGTTTTTAGATCCTTGGGCCGATCCGATGGAGAATGGTTATCAATTAACTCAAAGTTTGATGGCGATCGGCTCAGGAGGGTTTTGGGGAAGTGGGTTAGGACTCTCTCAACAAAAATGGTTCTATTTACCCATTCAGTACACGGATTTTATTTTTGCAGTCTATGCTGAGGAATTTGGCTTTGTCGGCAGTCTGCTGTTGTTACTGATGCTAGGGGTGTATGCCACCCTAGGGTTGGTGGTGGCGCTCAAATGTACGGATAAGTTTCATCGTTTAATTGCGATCGGTGCGACTTTTCTGCTAGTGGGACAATCCTTGATTAATATTGGAGTGGCGACTGGAGCCTTACCCACCACTGGTTTACCCTTACCAATGTTTAGTTATGGGGGAAATTCGATGATTGCCAGTCTGTTATCTGCGGGGTTATTGGTACGAGTGGCTAGAGAGAGTCGTCAAGCGCAGGTGGTGTCTCTGGACGATCGCCGTAAGAAACAGACCCAGCTAAAATAA
- the atpE gene encoding ATP synthase F0 subunit C has product MDSLIAAASVIAAALAVGLAAIGPGIGQGNAAGQAVEGIARQPEAEGKIRGTLLLSLAFMEALTIYGLVVALVLLFANPFS; this is encoded by the coding sequence ATGGATTCACTAATTGCTGCTGCTTCCGTTATTGCTGCTGCCCTTGCTGTTGGTTTAGCTGCTATCGGCCCTGGAATTGGACAAGGAAACGCTGCTGGTCAAGCCGTAGAAGGTATTGCCCGTCAACCCGAAGCTGAAGGAAAAATCCGAGGCACTCTCCTGCTGAGTTTGGCATTCATGGAAGCGCTAACCATCTACGGTCTGGTTGTTGCCCTCGTACTCTTGTTTGCTAACCCCTTCTCGTAA
- a CDS encoding phycobilisome linker polypeptide gives MRMFKVTACVPSLSRIRTQRELQNTYFTKLVPYDNWFREQQRIMKMGGKILKVELATGKVGTNAGLI, from the coding sequence ATGCGGATGTTTAAGGTAACGGCTTGTGTGCCCAGTTTAAGCAGAATTCGGACGCAACGAGAACTCCAAAATACCTACTTCACGAAGTTGGTTCCTTATGATAATTGGTTTCGTGAACAACAGCGAATTATGAAAATGGGTGGCAAAATCCTCAAAGTGGAGTTAGCTACGGGTAAAGTGGGAACCAACGCTGGTTTGATCTAA
- the apcB gene encoding allophycocyanin subunit beta, translating to MQDAITAVINSSDVQGKYLDTSALDKLKGYFQTGELRVRAATAISANASTIVKEAVAKSLLYSDTTRPGGNMYTTRRYAACIRDLDYYLRYATYAMLAGDPSILDERVLNGLKETYNSLGVPIGSTVQAIQSMKDVTASLVGVDAGKEMGVYFDYICSGLS from the coding sequence ATGCAAGACGCAATTACTGCTGTTATCAATTCTTCTGACGTTCAAGGTAAGTACCTTGATACTTCCGCTCTAGACAAGCTCAAAGGCTACTTCCAAACAGGTGAGCTGCGGGTTCGTGCAGCTACGGCAATTAGTGCTAATGCTTCTACCATTGTAAAAGAAGCAGTTGCTAAGTCTCTGCTGTACTCTGATACCACTCGTCCTGGTGGTAATATGTACACCACCCGTCGCTACGCTGCTTGTATCCGTGATTTGGATTACTACCTGCGTTATGCCACCTATGCAATGTTGGCTGGAGATCCTTCTATCTTAGATGAGCGGGTTCTCAATGGTTTGAAAGAAACCTACAACTCCTTGGGTGTTCCCATTGGTTCCACAGTTCAAGCTATCCAATCTATGAAAGATGTTACGGCTAGCTTAGTTGGTGTTGACGCTGGTAAAGAAATGGGCGTTTACTTCGATTACATCTGCTCTGGCTTAAGCTAG
- the atpH gene encoding ATP synthase F1 subunit delta: MANSSMIGSIVEPYAQALMSIAQNHDLTDKFGDDVRLILEMWESSEQLRSFLGNPLVNPDAKKGVLRQITQEGTDAYVQRFLFLLVDRGRIQFLDGVCQTYLALLRKLNQTVLAQVTSAVELRDEERTAIAERTQAMTNARHVEIETRIDPDLIGGVIIQVGSQVIDASLRGQLRRIGLALA, encoded by the coding sequence ATGGCAAATAGTTCCATGATCGGTTCGATTGTAGAACCCTATGCCCAAGCGCTAATGTCCATCGCCCAAAATCATGACCTGACTGATAAGTTTGGTGATGATGTGCGTCTAATCTTAGAAATGTGGGAGAGCAGCGAACAACTCCGCTCGTTTTTAGGTAATCCTTTAGTGAACCCCGATGCGAAAAAAGGGGTTCTCAGACAAATTACACAAGAGGGAACGGATGCTTATGTTCAACGGTTCCTCTTCCTACTGGTTGATCGCGGACGCATCCAATTTTTAGATGGCGTTTGCCAAACCTACCTGGCCCTATTGCGGAAACTGAATCAAACCGTGTTGGCCCAGGTGACCTCAGCCGTAGAACTGAGGGACGAAGAACGCACAGCGATCGCCGAACGCACTCAAGCGATGACCAACGCTAGGCATGTAGAAATCGAAACTCGTATCGATCCAGACCTCATTGGTGGCGTAATCATCCAAGTGGGATCTCAAGTGATTGATGCCAGTCTGCGAGGCCAACTGCGGCGCATTGGTTTAGCTCTGGCCTAG
- a CDS encoding F0F1 ATP synthase subunit B', producing MIDGTILLAVEAAAEEAGGLFDLDATLPVMAIQFLILAALLNQIFYKPLGSAIDERSDYIRSNLTEARERLAKAEQLANQYEEELAGARKHSQSVIAQAQAEADKIAAQNMAQAQREAQAKRERATQEIDRQKQETLGVLEGQVDQLSRQILDKLLKTC from the coding sequence ATGATCGATGGGACAATACTTCTTGCAGTAGAAGCAGCGGCTGAGGAAGCAGGAGGTCTTTTTGACCTAGATGCCACTTTACCTGTAATGGCTATCCAATTCCTTATCTTAGCAGCTCTACTGAATCAGATTTTTTATAAGCCTCTCGGCAGTGCTATAGATGAACGGAGCGACTATATCCGTTCTAATTTAACCGAAGCTCGCGAACGTTTAGCCAAAGCTGAACAGCTCGCGAATCAGTATGAAGAAGAACTCGCAGGCGCTCGTAAACACTCACAATCTGTGATTGCTCAAGCTCAAGCTGAAGCCGATAAAATTGCAGCTCAGAACATGGCTCAGGCCCAGCGAGAAGCTCAAGCCAAACGCGAACGAGCCACGCAAGAAATTGATCGACAAAAACAGGAAACCCTAGGCGTTTTAGAAGGACAGGTAGACCAACTCAGTCGCCAAATCCTCGATAAACTGCTCAAAACCTGTTGA
- a CDS encoding F0F1 ATP synthase subunit B, whose product MDFPSMGNLWLLATEATKGGFGLNFDVLETNLINLGIIIGVLVYFGRSAVGKTLADRREAIENAIKDAEERQQKAASALKEQEQNLAQAQAQAEKIRQQAVERAASVKATILAKSDEDIQRLQETAAQDLEAEQTRVIAELRKRVVALAMQRVESQIRDELNDDLQHQLIDRSIARVGGN is encoded by the coding sequence ATGGACTTTCCTAGCATGGGTAATTTGTGGTTGCTGGCAACAGAAGCAACAAAAGGTGGATTCGGACTCAATTTTGATGTACTTGAGACGAACCTCATTAACCTCGGTATTATTATCGGAGTGCTGGTGTACTTCGGTCGCTCGGCAGTGGGTAAGACCCTAGCCGACCGGCGCGAAGCCATTGAAAACGCCATTAAAGATGCCGAAGAGCGACAACAAAAAGCGGCATCTGCGCTCAAAGAACAAGAACAAAATCTCGCTCAGGCTCAAGCTCAAGCGGAAAAAATCCGTCAACAGGCGGTAGAGCGAGCCGCATCGGTAAAAGCCACCATCTTGGCTAAATCGGATGAAGACATCCAAAGATTACAAGAAACAGCCGCCCAAGATCTAGAAGCTGAACAAACTCGAGTGATTGCTGAACTTAGGAAACGGGTGGTTGCTTTAGCGATGCAACGGGTGGAATCCCAAATTAGAGATGAATTAAATGACGATCTTCAGCATCAACTGATCGATCGCAGCATTGCTAGGGTAGGAGGAAACTAA
- a CDS encoding phycobilisome rod-core linker polypeptide, with the protein MTIKASGGSSVARPQLYQTVAVSTISVAEQQDRFLGRTELGELSTYFESGLKRLAIAEVLTKNSELIVSRAANRIFTGGSPMAFLEKPADPEPMLVGAGQRTQGTETFVESKSGGGLFSGFGSLFSGASAGPVPPGFRPINVSRYGPANMTKSLRDLSWFLRYITYAIVAGDPNILSVNVRGLREIIEGACSTAATLVALQEMRAGALAYVKNDAEASDIVGQYFDVVIAEFKASTPSNKIRQRQTLDQQGLTLPQIYFNASENRQKFVMKPGLSSSEKQEVVKAAYRQIFERDITRAYSQSISYLESQVKNGDISMKEFVRRLCLSPLYRQQFYEPFVNSRVVELAFRHILGRGLSSREEFQKYFSIVSDGGLPTLVGALVDSQEYADYFAEETVPYLRGLGQEAQECRNWGPQQDLFKYSAPFRKVPQFITTFAAYNGPLPDQHVYGSGNDPLEIQFGAIFPKETRNPSNSPAPFGKDTRRLLIHRGAGIESQISAPGARGKAPGSLGAKVFKLDQVPATVSKKAGTNIKFSETSTQAVIRACYLQVFGRDVYDGQRLKAMETRLENGEITVREFIKALAKSDVFRNLYWSSLYVVKAIEYIHRRLLGRPTYGRPEMNQYFDLCSKKGFYALVDAIIDSVEYAESFGEDTVPYERYLTPAGLSLRSMRVGTLREDMGQLVKPEETPRFIELGAVTSPRGEIEVQERITQGVRKQREQRKVFKLTNLTDVPAVKILIGAAYRQVFERDVAPFVVSNEFSSLESRLGNGEITVKEFIEGLGCSDLYIKEFYTPFPNTKVIELGTKHFLGRAPLDQAEIRKYNQILSSEGIRAFIGAMVNSMEYLQAFGEDVVPYCRYNTLPAANFPNTEKLYNQLTKQSKEIVIPSFEPV; encoded by the coding sequence ATGACTATCAAGGCAAGTGGTGGAAGCTCCGTTGCTCGTCCGCAACTGTATCAAACGGTAGCTGTTTCAACAATTTCTGTTGCTGAACAGCAAGACCGTTTCTTAGGACGGACTGAACTCGGTGAACTTTCAACCTATTTCGAGTCGGGTCTCAAACGGTTGGCGATCGCCGAAGTCCTCACCAAAAATTCTGAACTGATTGTTTCACGAGCAGCCAATCGGATCTTTACCGGTGGCTCTCCCATGGCTTTCCTGGAAAAGCCTGCCGATCCCGAACCCATGCTCGTTGGAGCAGGTCAACGCACGCAAGGCACAGAAACCTTTGTAGAAAGCAAATCCGGTGGTGGACTCTTTTCTGGATTTGGGTCTTTATTTAGCGGTGCCAGCGCCGGCCCCGTCCCTCCAGGATTCCGTCCCATTAACGTTTCCCGTTATGGGCCGGCAAATATGACCAAATCCCTACGGGATTTAAGTTGGTTCCTGCGTTATATCACTTATGCAATCGTTGCTGGAGACCCCAATATTCTCTCCGTCAATGTCCGAGGACTCAGAGAAATTATTGAAGGCGCTTGTTCTACGGCTGCAACCCTCGTAGCCCTACAGGAAATGCGAGCTGGCGCTTTAGCATATGTTAAAAATGACGCAGAAGCCAGTGATATCGTTGGACAATACTTTGACGTAGTGATTGCGGAATTCAAAGCTTCCACACCGTCAAACAAAATCCGTCAACGCCAGACCTTAGATCAACAAGGACTCACACTCCCTCAAATCTATTTCAATGCGTCTGAGAATCGGCAAAAATTTGTCATGAAGCCCGGCTTGTCCTCTTCCGAAAAACAGGAAGTGGTCAAGGCAGCCTATCGGCAAATCTTTGAACGAGATATTACTCGTGCCTATTCCCAATCCATTTCTTATCTAGAATCTCAGGTGAAAAATGGCGATATCTCCATGAAGGAGTTTGTACGTCGTTTATGTCTGAGTCCTCTCTATCGCCAGCAGTTCTATGAACCGTTTGTCAATAGTCGGGTTGTAGAACTAGCCTTCCGTCATATTCTCGGTCGAGGTCTGTCGAGTCGCGAAGAGTTCCAAAAGTATTTCTCCATTGTTTCTGATGGGGGACTCCCTACTTTAGTGGGTGCTTTAGTCGATTCCCAAGAATACGCCGATTACTTCGCAGAAGAGACGGTTCCTTACTTGCGCGGTTTAGGACAAGAAGCCCAAGAGTGCCGCAACTGGGGGCCCCAACAGGATCTGTTTAAGTACAGTGCCCCCTTCCGCAAAGTACCCCAATTTATTACCACCTTTGCGGCCTACAACGGTCCCTTACCGGATCAGCATGTGTATGGTTCTGGGAATGATCCTCTGGAAATTCAGTTTGGAGCGATTTTCCCGAAAGAAACCCGCAATCCCAGTAATAGTCCTGCACCCTTTGGTAAGGATACGCGCCGTTTGTTGATTCATCGAGGCGCAGGGATTGAGAGTCAGATTTCAGCTCCAGGAGCACGGGGTAAAGCACCCGGTAGTTTAGGGGCGAAGGTCTTTAAGTTGGATCAAGTCCCGGCAACGGTGAGTAAAAAAGCGGGAACTAATATCAAGTTCTCGGAAACTTCCACTCAAGCGGTAATTCGCGCCTGTTATTTACAGGTCTTTGGCCGGGATGTTTATGACGGTCAACGCCTGAAGGCGATGGAGACTCGCCTGGAAAATGGAGAGATTACAGTTCGGGAATTTATAAAAGCGCTGGCTAAGTCAGATGTTTTCCGTAATCTGTACTGGAGTTCTCTGTATGTGGTGAAGGCGATTGAGTATATCCACCGTCGGTTGTTGGGTCGTCCGACCTATGGCCGTCCGGAAATGAATCAGTATTTTGATTTGTGTTCTAAGAAGGGTTTTTATGCTCTGGTAGATGCAATTATTGATTCCGTTGAGTATGCTGAGTCCTTCGGAGAAGATACCGTTCCTTATGAGCGGTATTTGACTCCAGCCGGGTTGTCCTTACGCTCGATGCGGGTAGGTACCCTGCGTGAAGATATGGGTCAACTGGTTAAACCAGAAGAGACTCCACGCTTTATTGAACTAGGCGCGGTCACTTCACCACGAGGTGAAATCGAAGTACAAGAGCGGATTACTCAAGGGGTTCGCAAACAACGGGAACAACGTAAGGTCTTTAAGTTGACTAATTTGACAGATGTTCCAGCCGTGAAGATCTTGATTGGTGCCGCTTATCGTCAAGTCTTTGAGCGCGATGTAGCACCGTTTGTGGTCAGCAATGAGTTCTCTAGTTTAGAGAGTCGTTTGGGTAATGGTGAGATCACGGTCAAGGAGTTTATTGAAGGGTTAGGTTGTTCTGATCTGTATATCAAGGAGTTCTATACGCCTTTCCCGAATACGAAGGTGATTGAGCTGGGAACCAAACATTTCTTAGGTCGTGCGCCTTTAGATCAAGCGGAGATTCGTAAGTATAACCAGATTTTGTCTAGTGAGGGTATTCGTGCCTTTATTGGGGCAATGGTTAATAGTATGGAATATCTACAAGCCTTTGGTGAAGATGTGGTTCCCTATTGTCGGTACAATACGCTTCCTGCGGCTAACTTCCCGAATACGGAGAAACTTTATAACCAGTTGACGAAGCAAAGTAAGGAGATTGTGATTCCTAGCTTTGAACCGGTCTAA